The genomic window CTGCGGGTGACCTTCAGTGCCGGCCTGGTGGAGCTGGACGCCGACGACCGCACCCCGGCGCTGCTCTACCAGCGTGCCGACCGCGCGCTGTACCGCGCGAAGAGCGACGGCCGGGATCGCACGAGCATCGGTTGATTGCATCCGCGCAGGGCGTGGAGGTGCCGCCGGCAATCGGTAGAGTCGAGCCATGCTCGACCATCGCGCCACAGCGCGGCAGAAGGCGCAGCCGAGCATGGCTCGGCTCTACAGAAAGAGCTGCTTTACCGCGGCCAGGCGTTGGCGATGGTGCAGAACAGCCGTGCGGTCTGCTCGGTGTCATACACCGCGCTGTGCGCCTCGTTGGCATCCCAGCCCAGCCCGGCCGCATTGGCCGCGCGTGCCAGCACGGTCTGGCCGTAGGCAATGCCGGCCAGGGTCACCGTGTCGAACACGCTGAACGGATGGAACGGGTTGCGCTTGTGCCCGGTGCGGGCCACGGCGGCGTTGACGAAGCCGAGATCGAAATGCGCGTTGTGGCCGACCAGGATGGCGCGCTGGCAGCCGTATTTCTTCATCGCCGCACGCACCGGGGTGAAGATGTGGTCCAGCGCGGCCTTCTCTTCCTTGGCGAGCCGGAACGGATGGTCGAGGATGATGCCGGTGACTTCCAGCGACTTCGGATCGATCTCCAGGCCCTCGGCCGGCACCACGTGGGCGCTGGCGGTCTGGCCGGGGTAGAGCAGGCCGTTCTCGTCCATCTCGATCGGTACGGCGGCGATTTCCAGCAGCGCGTTGCGCTGGCTGTCGAAACCGCCGGTCTCCACGTCCACCACCACCGGCAGGAAGCCGCGGAAGCGTTGCGACATCGCGCGCTGCGCCTGGGGTACTTCGGAAACGGGGGCGGCGGCAGGTGCGGGGGTGGGGTCGGTCATGCGAGGATTCTAGCAGAGCGACCCTGAGCGCCCGGCCAGCCGGATCGACCGCGGCCCGCGCGGGGCCGCCGCGTTGACCCTCATGCGGTGGCGGCGGGCGCGATCCGTCCAGGCCGCGCCAGAAGCGCATCCACGCTCAGCCTGCCGGCCCCGCTGAACATCAGCGGCAGCAGCATCGCCATGAACAGCAGCGGCAGCTTGAAGTTGCCGAAGCCCTGGTCGCTGATCGCATAGCCCATCGCCAGGTCCGCCAGCGAGTTCCACTCCATCGGCCAATGCACCGCATAGGTGGCCACCAGCGTCAGCACCAGCAGGCTGGCGGCGGCGAAACGGGTGCCGAAGCCGAGCAGCAGGCAGGCCGCGCCGACCAGTTCGAACCAGGTGGCCAGCTGCCAGTTCAGTGTGGCCGGCAACTGGTCGAACGGGAACGGAAACGCGTCCTGCAGGTCGGCGAACCAGTTCTGCCCGTGCAGTTTCTCGCGGCCGGATTCGAAGTATTCCCAGGCCAGCAGCAGGCGCAGGCCGAGCGGCGCCAACCAGGGGGCGAGACGGTCCAGCTGGCCGCGCGCGGCGGTCAGGGTCGGAAGGTTCATCAGGGGATCTCCGCGGGTCGGGGGTCAGGGCGGGGAGGTGAGCGGGCCGATCACGCCGGCCTGCAGGAACTGCTGCAGCAGCGCGGCACCGGGGCCGGCCAGTGCGTCTTCGGCCAGGCCATGCGCAGTGGCCAGGTGCTGCAGGTAGGCATGCCCGTCCAGCCCAGGCTGCTCGCCGATGCGCGACAGCAGGTCCACCGCCAATGGGCTGAGCGTGGCGAAGCGCACTTCGCCATCGGCCTGGCGGCGAACCAGCAGGCCGGTCGGTTCGCTGGGCGGATGCGCCGGCGCATCCCCGGCACCGAGCCGGTGCACCGGCCAGTGATACAGCAGCGGCCACGCCAGCGGCGAGCGCTGCAGCGGCACGCGCAGCGGATCGACATCGCCGGGCGCCGGAAGCGGCTCGGCCTGCAACTGATACAGCGCGGTCTCCACCCACTCGTAGTGGGCCAGCTCGGCCAGCGCGGGGTGTGGCAGCTGCGGCTGCGCCTGCAGCCATTGCACGAACTCGGCGGCCAGCCCGGTGAACAGCGGCGTCTGGCAGCGATGGCTGGCGAAGTAGTGGCGCACCAGGTCGCTCCAGGCCGATCCGCCGAGCAGGCGCACGCAGACCGGGAAGCCCGTGCTCAACAGGCCGAGCAGGTTGTTGAACAGCAGCCGCTGGTACACCGCCACCCGCCGTGGCTCCAGGCCGGGCGGTGCGGCCACCGCCTGCGGATCGCGCAGGTGCGCGGTGAAGGCATGCTGCTGTGCGCGCAGCGGGGTGGGCGCATCAGCCATGGGCGCTCCCGGCGTGGCTGGCCTGCAGGCGGCGGATGGTCTGCAGTTCGCCCTGCAGTTCGGCATAGGGCGGGAAATTGAAGTCGCGCTCGAGCAGGGTCGGGCGCGCGCCGATGCGTGCATAGGTCCGCGCCAGCAGCTCCCAGACCGGGTCGATCACCGCACTGCCGTGGGTATCGATCTTCAGGTCCGGGGCTTCGTCCAGATGTCCGGCCACGTGCAGGCAGACGATGCGCTGCGCAGGCAGGCCGGCGATGAAGGTGTCGGCGTCGTAGCCGTGATTGCAGGCGTTGACGTAGACATTGTTGACGTCCAGCAGCAGGTCGCAGTCGGCTTCGGCGAGCACGGCATTGGTGAAGGCCAGTTCGTCCATCGCCGGTTCCGGTGCCAGGTAGTAGGAGACGTTCTCCACTGCGATGCGGCGACCCAGCAGGTCCTGCACGCGGGCGATGCGGGCCGCGGTATGGCGCACGGCTTCGTCGGTGAACGGAATCGGCAGCAGGTCGTACAGGTGGCCGTCGTCACTGCAGTAGCTCAGGTGTTCGCTGTACAGCGGCACGCGGTGCTTCTCGAGGAACCGGCCGACCTGCTCGAGCAGCTGGGTATCCAGCGCTGCGCTGCCCCCCAGCGACAGTGACAGGCCGTGGCAGCTCAGCGGATGGCGCTGCGCCAGTTCGGCCAGCGCGTCACCGGCCGGGCCACCCACATCGATCCAGTTTTCCGGCGCGCATTCGAGGAAATCGAAATCGCCGGCCGGTGCATCGCGCAGCGGTTGCAGCAGCGCCCGGCGCAGCCCCAACCCGGCGGCCGCCGCAGGCAGCGGCAGCCGCGGGTGGACGACGCTGGCGCGTACCTCAGTGCTTGCCACCGCACTTGCCTTCGCCACACTTGCCTTCGGCCGCCTTCTTGTCGCCGGCCTTGGCACCTGCCTTGGCATCGGTGGCAGCGCCGCCCGCTGCCTTGCCCTTGTCGGCACCGCACTTGCCTTCACCACACTTGCCCTCGGCCGCCTTGCCCTTGTCACCGCCGCACTTGCCTTCAGCGCTCTTGCCGTCGGCGCCACACTTGCCTTCGGCGTGCTTGGCATCGGCTGCCTTCGCTGCCTGGCCAGCCACCAGGTAGCCCTGGGCAAGGTCGGTCATGCTCAGGGCCGAAGCACTGGCAGTCACGCCCAGGCCTGCGGCCAGGGCGGTGGCGGTCAGCAGGGACAGGGTCTTGTTGGAACTGCTCATCGGTCGTACTCCTTGGGTGGTGGGCAGGTGCCCGGGGTGAAACGATGGTGCAGCGATCCTACTCAAGGAATCCTCGCCAAGAACTCAATTTTTCGTGAGGTTTGCCGCCACCGCGCCACAGGCAGACAAAAAAGGCCCCTGTCGCGTGGACAGGGGCCCTCTGCAGCCGGTTTCGATGTTGCAGTGCGGTATCAGACGTGGTCGGTGCTGGAGGTCTCGTCGCGCTTCTCGCGCGGCGGCAGCGGCTGTTCGCCGTGCACGAGGAACCACACGTTCTCGGCGATGTTGGTGGCGTGGTCGCCCACCCGCTCCAGGTTCTTGGCCATGAACAGCAGGTGCGTGCACGGGGTGATGTTGCGCGGGTCTTCCATCATGTAGGTCAGCAGCTCGCGGAACAGGGCGGTGTACTGCGCATCCAGGCGGGCGTCATCCTCGCGCAGCGCCAGCGCCGCTTCGGCGTCGTTGTCGCGGTAGGCCGCGATGGCACGACGGACCTGCTGTGCAGCCAACCGGCCCAGTGCGCGCAGGCCCTGGATCTGCGGCAGCGGCGGCACCTTGCCCAGCGCGATCGAACGCTTGGCAACGTTGGCCGCGTAGTCGCCGATGCGCTCGATGTCGGCGGGGATGCGCAGGCCGGCCAGGATCTCGCGCAGGTCGCGGGCCATCGGGCCGCGCAGTGCCAGGCGCATCACATCGTGACTGATCTGCTGTTCCAGCGCGTCGATCGCTTCGTCGTTGGCGATGATGCGATGGGCGGCGTTCTCGTCGCGCTTCTCGATGACGTCCATCGACGCCTCGAGCTGGGCGACGGCCATCTCGCCCATGCGCACGATCTCGGCCACCAGGCGCTGCTGCTCTTCGTCGTAGCTCTTGACGATGTGGTCGTTGGGAAGGTTCATGGTCATTCCACTCTGTAGAGTCGAGCCCTGCTCGACTGGCGTTGTCTGTAGAGTCGAGCGATGCCCGACTGACATTGTCTGTCTCTCGACCGGCGTTTCAGCCGAAGCGACCGGTGATGTAGTCTTCGGTCTGCTGCTTGGACGGCTGCGAGAAGATCACTTCGGTGCGGTCATGCTCGATCAGGTCGCCCAGGTACATGAAGGCGGTGTAGTCGGACACGCGCGCGGCCTGCTGCATGTTGTGGGTCACGATCACGATGGTGTACTCGTGCTTCAGTTCTTCCACCAGCTGCTCGATGCGGCTGGTGGAGATCGGATCCAGCGCCGAGGTCGGCTCGTCCAGCAGCAGCACCGACGGGCGCAGGGCCACGGCACGGGCGATGCACAGGCGCTGCTGCTGGCCGCCGGACAGGCCCAGCGCGCTCTGGTTGAGCTTGTCCTTCACCTCGTCCCACAGCGCGCCCTGGCGCAGCGCCTGCTCGACGCGGTCGGCCATGTCGGCCTTGGACAGCTTCTCGTGGTGGCGGATGCCATAGGCCACGTTCTCGAAGATGGTCATCGGGAACGGCACCGGCTTCTGGAACACCATGCCCACCTTGCTGCGCAGGCGGTTCATCGGGTACTTCGGCGACAGGATGTTCTCGCCGTCCAGCAGCACTTCGCCGCGTGCTTCCAGCTTCGGGTACAGCGCGTAGATGCGGTTGAAGATGCGCAGCAGGGTCGACTTGCCGCAACCGGAGGGCCCGATCAGCGCGGTCACGCGCTTTTCCGGAATCTCCAGGTTGATGCCCTTCAGGGCGTGGAACTTGTCGTAGTAGAAGTCCAGACCACGCGCAGCCAGCTTGACCGGCGACGGCGCGTGCAGGTTCTCGTGCGAGGCCGGCACGGCGATGCGCTGCATCGGCACGGCGTTGGAAAGGTCGTTCATGGCGGTATCCACGGAAAGGTCAGTCATGGGAGATGCGGTTGCGCAGCAGGATGCCGCGGGCGGCAAGGCTGACCAGCAACACGAAGACAGTCAGCACCAGGGCACCGGCCCAGGCCAGTACCTGCCAGGATTCATACGGGCTGCCGGCGAACTGGTTCATCACCACCGGCACCGAAGCCATCGGCTGGAACACGTTGCTGTTCCAGTACTGGTTGCCGAAGGCGGTGAACAGCAGCGGCGCGGTTTCACCGGAGATGCGGGCCAGCGCCAGCAGGATGCCGGTGATGATGCCGGCCGAGGCACTGCGGTAGAGCACCTGCACGATCACCTTCCACTGCGGGATGCCCAGCGACAGCGCGGCCTCGCGCATCTGCGAAGGCACCAGGCGCAGCATCTCGTCGGTGGTGCGCACCACCACCGGCAGCACGATGAAGGCCAGCGACAGCGCACCGGCGAAGGCGGAGAAGTTGCCACCGGTCTGCATCACGTACAGGGTGTAGACGAACAGGCCCAGCACGATCGACGGTGCCGACAGCAGGATGTCGTTGACGAAGCGGACCACGGTGCCGGCCTTGCGGGCGTTGCCGTACTCGGCCAGCCAGGTGCCGGCCAGCACGCCCAGCGGGGTGCCGATGCCGATCGCCAGCGCGCACATCACCGCGCTGCCGAAGAAGGCGTTGGCCAGGCCGCCTTCCTGCATCGGCGGCGGCGTCATCTTGGTGAACAGATCCAGATTGATGCCGGCCAGGCCCTTGGCCGCCAGGGTGAACAGGATCCAGCCCAGGAAGAACAGGCCGAACAGGGCAGTGGCGCAGGACAGCGTGATCGCAACGACGTTGCCGATGCGACGGCGCAGGTACAGGGAGTCAGCGGTGCTGGACATCAGTTGCCCTCCTTGCGGGACAGGCGCATCAGCATCAGACGGGCGATGGCGAGCACCACGAAGGTGACGATGAAGAGGACGAAGCCGAGCAGCAGCAGCGCCGAGCGGTAGGTTTCGGTGGCTTCACCGAAGTCGTTGGCGATCAGCGCGGCGATGGTGGTGCCCGGTTCCAGCAGCGACGGCGACAGCCGCACGCTGTTGCCGATCACGAAGGCCACGGCCATGGTCTCGCCCAGCGCACGGCCGAGGCCGAGGAACACACCGCCGATCACCGCCGAGCGGGTGTAGGGCAGCACGATGTCCCAGCTGACTTCCCACTTGGTCGAACCGAGCGCGTAGGCCGATTCCTTCAGCCGGGTCGGCACGGTCAGGAACACTTCGCGCATCACCGAGGAGATGAAGGGGATGACCATGATGGCCAGCACGAAGCCGGCGGTGAGCATGCCGATGCCCAGCGGCGGGCCCTGGAACAGCGGGCCGATGACCGGCCATTCGCCCAGGGTTTCGTTGAGGAACGGGGTTACGTACTCGGTCATCACCGGCACCAGCACGAACAGGCCCCACATGCCGTAGATGATCGAGGGGATGCCCGCCAGCAGTTCGATGGCGGTACCGACCGGGCCGCGCAGCCAGCGCGGGGCGACTTCGGTCAGGAAGAAGGCGATGCCGAAGCTGACCGGCACGGCGATGACCATCGCGATCAGCGCGGTGACCAGGGTGCCGTAGATCGGAGCGAGCGCGCCGAACTTGTTCTCGACCGGATTCCAGTCGGACGAGAAGAAGAAGCTGAGGCCTTGCATCTGCAGGGCATGACGGCCGCCCCACAGCATCGACAGCGCGGCACAGGCCAGCGCGATCAGGACGAAAATGACGGTGCCGACCAGCACCCATCGGAACAGTTTGTCGTTGCGGGCATCACGCGTATCACGCGTGGACGGGGCTGCTACAGGCTGGGCGATGGCATTCATGGGGACGGCAGGGCCAGGAAGGGGCGGGGCGGCACGATGTGCAGGAGACGGTGCCCGCGCAGGGCGGGCACCGTCGGGTCCATCACTTCAGTTCGGTCGCCCAGTAGGCTTCGATCTGCTTGACCAGCTCGGCCGGCAGCGGCACGTAGTGCAGCTCGTTGGCCTGGGCCTGGCCGCTTTCGAAGGCCCACTTGAAGAACGCCAGGGCATCCTGGTTGCGCTTGGCATCCTTCGGCTGCTTCTGCATCAGCATGAAGTTGGTGGCGGTGATCGGCCACGCCTGCTCGCCCGGGGCGTTGGTGATGACCAGGTTGAAGTCCTTGGCGCTGGCCCAGTCGGCGCTGGCGGCCGCGGCGGCGAAGGTTTCCGCGCTCGGCTGCACCCAGGTGCCGGCGGCGTTCTGCAGCGAGGTGTACGGCATCGCGTTCTGCAGCGCATAGGCCAGCTCGACGTAGCCGATCGAACCCTTGATCTGCTTCACATACGACGCCACGCCTTCATTGCCCTTGCCACCCACGCCGTCCGGCCACTGCACCGAGGTGCCTTCGCCGACCTTGGTCTTCCACTCCGGGCTGACCTTGGACAGGTAGTTGGAGAAGTTGAAGGTGGTGCCCGAACCATCCGAACGGTGGACCAGGGTGATCTTGCCGTCCGGCAGGGTCACGCCCGGATTGGCGGCGACGATGGCCGGGTCGTTCCAGGTCTTGACCTTGCCCAGGAAGATGTCGGCCAGCAGGGCGCCGCTCAGGCGCAGCTTGCCGGCTTCCAGGCCGTCGATGTTGACCACCGGAACCACGCCGCCGATGGCCGACGGGAACTGCGCCAGGCCGGCCTGGGCCAGCTCTTCGCTGCTCAACGGCTTGTCGGACGAACCGAAGTCGACGGTGCCGGCCTTGATCTGGGCGATGCCGCCACCCGAACCGATCGACTGGTAGTTGATCTTGGCGCCGGTGGCCGCGTTGTAGTCGGCCGACCACTTGGACACCAGCGGGTAGATGAAGGAAGCGCCGGCGCCGGAAACTTCAGCGCTGACCTTGGCACCGGCGGCGGCCGGGGCGGCGGCGCCGTCGGCGGTGGGCTGCTGCGCTGCCGGCTTGTCGCCACCGCAGGCCGACAGGCCCAGGGCGATGGCCAGGGAAAGGGCGGCAAGGCCGGCCGAGTGCAGTTTCATGGTCACTCCATAGCGGGATAGAGCCGACGGTGTCGGCGGATGCGGCTATGAAATGATGTTTTTGTTACAGCCGTATGACGTCCATGACAGAGGTGTCCTGGATCACGTTCCGACAAGGGTTTCGCCGTGCGGGCGGCCCTCCTGCGGGGCCCGCGGATGCCCGGATCTGCGCACGCACCGGACCGCCGCAGGCCGGGCTTGCCGCGTGCCCCGGGCCAGACCCTGAGCGGTCCGCCCGGGTTGGGCCGCAGGCGCAACGGCGTTGCACGGGCCCCCAACCGCCCCCGGAAAACAAGAAGAGCGCGAGATCTCGAGGATCTCGCGCCCGGTGGGGCCGGCGGGGGAGAGAGGACCCGCCGGCCCCGTTCCTGCGGGGGAACGCCTTGCTCAGTACTTCAGGTTCTGGGTCCAGTAGGTCTCGATCTGGCGCACCAGCGTGTCCGGCAGCGGCACGTAGTCCAGCTGCTTGGCCTGGGCGTCGCCGTTCTTGTAGATCCAGCGGAAGAATTCCTGCGTCGCCTTGGCACCGGCCACGTTCTTCGGCTGCTTGCGCACCAGGATGAAGTTGGTGGCGGTGATCGGCCAGGCATCGGCGCCCGGGGCGTTGGTCATCACCAGGTAGAAGTCGCGGGCGTTGGCCCAGTCAGCGCTGGCCGCAGCGGCCGAGAACGAGGCGTCCGACGGCTGCACGATCTTGCCGGCCGCATTCTTCATCGCCGCGTAGGACATCTTGTTCTGCAGCGCGTAGGACAGTTCGACGTAGCCGATGCCGCCCTTGATCTGCTTCACATAGGCAGCGACGCCTTCGTTGCCCTTGCCGCCGATGCCGGCCGGCCACTGCACCGAGGTGCCTTCACCGACCTTGCTCTTCCACTCCGGGCTGACCTTGGACAGGTAGTTGACGAAGTTGAAGGTGGTGCCCGAACCGTCCGAACGGTGGACGATGGTGATCTTGGCGTTGGGCAGGGTCAGGCCGCTGTTCAGGGCAGCGATGGCCGGGTCGTTCCAGGTCTTGATCTTGCCGAGGAAGATGTTGGCCAGGGTCGGGCCATCCAGCTTCAGCGCGCCCGGGGCGACGCCAGCCACGTTGATGACCGGCACCACGCCGCCGATGACCGACGGGAACTGGGCCAGGCCCGCAGCCGCCAGCTCTTCCGGCTTCAGCGGTGCGTCGGACGAACCGAAGTCGACGGTCGCGGCCTTGATCTGCGCGATGCCACCGCCGGAACCAATCGACTGGTAGTTGACCTTCTTGCCGGTGGCGGTGCTGTAGTCCGCGGACCACTTGGACATGACCGGGTAGATGAACGAGGCGCCCGCGCCGGTGACATCGGCGGCGTTGGCGGCAAACACGGACGACGCGGCCAGAATGGCGACGGCAGCGCGTGACTTGAAGGCGTGGATCACGGAGAGGCTCCTGGGGTGGTCGAGGGGCGGCTGCCCGACGTTTCGGTGCACATTCCATAACGGTTCCGTGACACGCCCGCGTCTGTCATATGACGCAAACATGACAGGCGTCATGGCGGCACCAACGGCGCGGGTCTCGGCATCCAGTTGCCAGCGCGCGGTATCCAGCGCAAGCCCGGAAAAGCGCATGGCATCGCTGCTGACCGCAGCGGCCACGCGGACCCAGGCCAGCGGGCGGCGGCTGGCGGTGTCCAGCAGCAGGAGGTCGAGGTCACCGCCGCAGACGTCCTCGCCGGCCGGCGCGTCCCACTGCGCCACGGCCAGCAGGGGGGGGCCGGGCTGCGCGGGCACCGCGCGGCAGCTGCGGGTAGGCGGCCGCACGCACTGCATCGGCATCGTCTCAGGCGTGCGCCGCCGAGGGCACAGCGGCCAGCAGGCTGCAGCACTGCACGCTGCAGCACAGCACGCTGCAGCACAGCAGGCTGCCGCACAGCAGGCCGTCGCACAGCAGCCCGGTGCGGCGCAGGGCAGGGCGTGAAGGCATCGCGGACATCCGTATCAGCGGGGCGCGCATCATCGCCCGCCGCTGCCCGCCCACAACGAAAGAAGGCACGGCGTCAGCCGTGCCTCCGATCGTGCTGCTGCGGCAGTGCTTACCAGAAGAACTGCGCGCGGGCTTCCAGGATGTTCGGATCGTCGTTGACGAAGCCGCGGGCCGAGGAGCTGTACTTCTTGCTGTCGACCATCACGTAGTTGAGCATCAGCTTGAAGTTCGAGCGCCAGTACCAGTTGGCGCCGACGGTCCAGATGTCCATCTTGCCGCCCAGCACGCCATCGACGATCGGCGGACGACCGGCCACCGGGTTGGCGGTGAGGTTGCCGTCGTTCAGGTCCATGTGGTCGTAGCGCACGCCCAGCTGCCACTGGCCGCTGGCCGGGTTGTTCGGCAGGCCGGTGCCCGGGGTGCCGCCCTTGTAGCTCCAGGTTTCGCCGGTGACATTCCACACGCCGCTGACGTAGTAGCCGTCGCTGGTGTAGTTGTCGTGGTCGTAGCGCTTGGCCTTGCTGGAGTAGTACTCGGCCTGGGCCTTGAACGGGCCCTGGAAGTACATGGCTTCGGCGCCGATGGTGCTGATGCGGTCGGTGTCGGTCAGGTTGCCGCTGTCGACCAGGCGCGCGGTGGCCAGGTCGGCGTTGGGGCGGGCACGCACGCGCAGGGTGTCGGCGTCGGCGTCGTAGTCGACGTAGCTCAGGCCGAAGTGCAGGACCTGGCCCTTCTCGTTGATCGGGGCGAAGGTACCGCGCGCGCCGTAGCCGCTGCCGTGGGCCAGGTTGCGGGTCAGTTCGCGGCCGAAGGCGCTGGCGGTGATCGACCAGTTGTCCTGGCCATAGCTGTAGGCGCCGCCCAGGCGGCGGGCCACGGCGTAGGTGTTGGTGACCGCGGCCTTGGAGATGAAGTCGTTGTTCTTGGTGCTGGACAGTTCTTCCAGGCTGTTGGGCTGCTTGAACTGGCCGACCTGGATGAAGTGGTTGGCGTTGCCCAGCAGCTTGTACTTCACGTTGGTGTCGAGGAACTTGTCGGCCTTGGCGTCATAGCCGACCACCCATTCCACGTTGCCCGGGCCCTTGCCCTTCAGCACCAGCTCGGCGCGGCGCAGTTCGAATTCGCTGTCCTTGCCGTTGCCTGCATCGCCGCCGTTGAGGTCGGTCAGGTCGTTGTCGAACCAGTTGCCGTCGGCCTGGACCAGGCCTTCGAAGGTGATTTCCGAACCGCCGATCACATCGATGGCGACTTCGGCGTGGGCGGCCGGCACGTACAGCGCAGCAGCCACGGCGACCGTCAGGAGTTGGTGATGCAGTTTCATGGAGAGGAGCCTTGCAGGCAGGTGGGAAGATGCGCGCAGGCTAGATCGTGAAGATTGCGTAAATGTGACAGTTCGCGCACGAGCGCGATCCGCCGCAGGCCCCGTCACGGCAGGGCCCGCTGATGTAACCGCTTGCATGTGACGCTGCGATTGCTTGCCGGTTGCAGTAGATCCGCGCCGTGCGTGGGGCCCTGTCCGGCTCGCCGGCACGATCTACGCCACGGTCTTTTCCTTGAACCGGCACAGGTCGGCGATCACGCATCCCGGGCAATCGGGCTTGCGCGCCTTGCACACGTACCGCCCGTGGAGGATCAGCCAGTGGTGCGCATCGAGCAGGAATTCGGCCGGGATCACCTTGACCAGCCGGTCCTCGACCTCGCGCACGTTCTTCCCGGGCGCCAGCCCGGTGCGGTTGGCGACGCGGAAGATATGCGTGTCCACCGCCATCACCGGCTCGCCGAAGGCGGTGTTGAGCACCACGTTGGCGGTCTTGCGGCCCACCCCGGGCAGTGCCTCGAGCGCCTCGCGGTCGCGTGGCACCTCTCCGCCATGTGCCTGCAGCAAGATCGCGCAGGTGGCGATCACGTTCTTCGCCTTGGCGTTGAACAGGCCGATGGTGGCGATGTACTTCTTCAACCCCTCTTCGCCGAGCGCCAGGATCTTCGCCGGCGTGTTGGCCACCGGAAACAGGCGGCGGGTGGCCTTGTTGACGCCGACGTCGGTGGCCTGCGCCGACAACGCCACGGCCACCAGCAGCTCGAACGGCGAGCTGTACTCCAGTTCCGTCTTCGGGTGCGGGTTGAGTTCGCGCAGGCGGGTGAACATTTCCACCACGTCGGCGCGCGGCATCGTGCTGGCACGCCGCGCCGGCGCGCGCGCGGTCTTCTTCGCGGTGGCCATTACCGCTCCTTGCCGCTGGCGCGGGCCTTGGCCCGGGCAAGGATGGCGGCTGCGGCAGCGGGCAGGGCGGGCTTCACATCCGGCGCCGGGGCCGGCGTGCGGCGCGCGTCGCGCTCGGCCTCGCGGCGTGCCAGGCGCACGGCACGGGCGCGGTAGCGTTCGCGCGCATCCCATGCGCGCTGCAGCTGCTGCTGCAACGCGGTGATGCGCTGGGGCAGCTCCGGATGGCCGGCCAGCAGCTGCGCATCGCCTGCGCGGGGGACGTACTCCATCAGCCCTGCCTGCAGGGCACCATCGGGATCGTCTGCCTGGATCCGGGCAAACAGCTGCACGGGATCGGGTCGGGATGCCATGGCGGTCAGCGGTTCTGGAACGCGGGCGGGCGCCGCTGCAGGAAGGCCGTGGTGCCCTCGCGCATGTCTTCGGTGGCGAACAGCAGGCCGAACTGTGCGCTTTCGTATTCCAGACCGGCTTCCAGGCTGCATTCGCCGCCCACATGCACGGCATCGAGCAGGCCACGCAGGGCCAGTGGCGCGGCCTGCGCCAGTTGCCGGGCCAGCGCCTGCACCCGGCCATCGAGGTCGGCCGCGGGCACCACCTCGTTGACGATGCC from Stenotrophomonas sp. 704A1 includes these protein-coding regions:
- the rnt gene encoding ribonuclease T; protein product: MTDPTPAPAAAPVSEVPQAQRAMSQRFRGFLPVVVDVETGGFDSQRNALLEIAAVPIEMDENGLLYPGQTASAHVVPAEGLEIDPKSLEVTGIILDHPFRLAKEEKAALDHIFTPVRAAMKKYGCQRAILVGHNAHFDLGFVNAAVARTGHKRNPFHPFSVFDTVTLAGIAYGQTVLARAANAAGLGWDANEAHSAVYDTEQTARLFCTIANAWPR
- a CDS encoding HvfX family Cu-binding RiPP maturation protein, producing MNLPTLTAARGQLDRLAPWLAPLGLRLLLAWEYFESGREKLHGQNWFADLQDAFPFPFDQLPATLNWQLATWFELVGAACLLLGFGTRFAAASLLVLTLVATYAVHWPMEWNSLADLAMGYAISDQGFGNFKLPLLFMAMLLPLMFSGAGRLSVDALLARPGRIAPAATA
- a CDS encoding HvfC family RiPP maturation protein, with translation MADAPTPLRAQQHAFTAHLRDPQAVAAPPGLEPRRVAVYQRLLFNNLLGLLSTGFPVCVRLLGGSAWSDLVRHYFASHRCQTPLFTGLAAEFVQWLQAQPQLPHPALAELAHYEWVETALYQLQAEPLPAPGDVDPLRVPLQRSPLAWPLLYHWPVHRLGAGDAPAHPPSEPTGLLVRRQADGEVRFATLSPLAVDLLSRIGEQPGLDGHAYLQHLATAHGLAEDALAGPGAALLQQFLQAGVIGPLTSPP
- a CDS encoding HvfB family MNIO-type RiPP peptide maturase, with amino-acid sequence MASTEVRASVVHPRLPLPAAAAGLGLRRALLQPLRDAPAGDFDFLECAPENWIDVGGPAGDALAELAQRHPLSCHGLSLSLGGSAALDTQLLEQVGRFLEKHRVPLYSEHLSYCSDDGHLYDLLPIPFTDEAVRHTAARIARVQDLLGRRIAVENVSYYLAPEPAMDELAFTNAVLAEADCDLLLDVNNVYVNACNHGYDADTFIAGLPAQRIVCLHVAGHLDEAPDLKIDTHGSAVIDPVWELLARTYARIGARPTLLERDFNFPPYAELQGELQTIRRLQASHAGSAHG
- a CDS encoding HvfA family oxazolone/thioamide-modified RiPP metallophore, whose product is MSSSNKTLSLLTATALAAGLGVTASASALSMTDLAQGYLVAGQAAKAADAKHAEGKCGADGKSAEGKCGGDKGKAAEGKCGEGKCGADKGKAAGGAATDAKAGAKAGDKKAAEGKCGEGKCGGKH
- the phoU gene encoding phosphate signaling complex protein PhoU codes for the protein MNLPNDHIVKSYDEEQQRLVAEIVRMGEMAVAQLEASMDVIEKRDENAAHRIIANDEAIDALEQQISHDVMRLALRGPMARDLREILAGLRIPADIERIGDYAANVAKRSIALGKVPPLPQIQGLRALGRLAAQQVRRAIAAYRDNDAEAALALREDDARLDAQYTALFRELLTYMMEDPRNITPCTHLLFMAKNLERVGDHATNIAENVWFLVHGEQPLPPREKRDETSSTDHV
- the pstB gene encoding phosphate ABC transporter ATP-binding protein PstB; its protein translation is MNDLSNAVPMQRIAVPASHENLHAPSPVKLAARGLDFYYDKFHALKGINLEIPEKRVTALIGPSGCGKSTLLRIFNRIYALYPKLEARGEVLLDGENILSPKYPMNRLRSKVGMVFQKPVPFPMTIFENVAYGIRHHEKLSKADMADRVEQALRQGALWDEVKDKLNQSALGLSGGQQQRLCIARAVALRPSVLLLDEPTSALDPISTSRIEQLVEELKHEYTIVIVTHNMQQAARVSDYTAFMYLGDLIEHDRTEVIFSQPSKQQTEDYITGRFG
- the pstA gene encoding phosphate ABC transporter permease PstA, giving the protein MSSTADSLYLRRRIGNVVAITLSCATALFGLFFLGWILFTLAAKGLAGINLDLFTKMTPPPMQEGGLANAFFGSAVMCALAIGIGTPLGVLAGTWLAEYGNARKAGTVVRFVNDILLSAPSIVLGLFVYTLYVMQTGGNFSAFAGALSLAFIVLPVVVRTTDEMLRLVPSQMREAALSLGIPQWKVIVQVLYRSASAGIITGILLALARISGETAPLLFTAFGNQYWNSNVFQPMASVPVVMNQFAGSPYESWQVLAWAGALVLTVFVLLVSLAARGILLRNRISHD
- the pstC gene encoding phosphate ABC transporter permease subunit PstC, which codes for MNAIAQPVAAPSTRDTRDARNDKLFRWVLVGTVIFVLIALACAALSMLWGGRHALQMQGLSFFFSSDWNPVENKFGALAPIYGTLVTALIAMVIAVPVSFGIAFFLTEVAPRWLRGPVGTAIELLAGIPSIIYGMWGLFVLVPVMTEYVTPFLNETLGEWPVIGPLFQGPPLGIGMLTAGFVLAIMVIPFISSVMREVFLTVPTRLKESAYALGSTKWEVSWDIVLPYTRSAVIGGVFLGLGRALGETMAVAFVIGNSVRLSPSLLEPGTTIAALIANDFGEATETYRSALLLLGFVLFIVTFVVLAIARLMLMRLSRKEGN